In Arthrobacter sp. StoSoilB5, one genomic interval encodes:
- a CDS encoding single-stranded DNA-binding protein, translating to MNDTITLRGFVASEVKSSTTTRGTATASFRLGTTERRYDRASNTWIDGTTNWYTVQSFRYLAGHVGCSVKKGQRVIVIGKLRLRQWEHEGRIYHVAEIDAESVGHDLMWGSANFTRMTGTSAPADGNQPSEAAGKPGHAGIEWEAGDNEQAPPEDETETVDVDDPDGAGPLVVNTATGELVGAGA from the coding sequence ATGAACGACACCATCACTCTTCGAGGCTTCGTAGCTTCAGAGGTTAAGAGTTCGACCACTACGCGAGGTACCGCTACGGCTTCTTTTCGTCTTGGAACAACTGAACGGCGCTATGACCGGGCAAGCAATACATGGATAGACGGCACCACCAACTGGTATACGGTGCAATCCTTTCGCTACTTGGCTGGCCACGTCGGCTGCAGCGTGAAGAAGGGGCAACGCGTGATCGTCATCGGAAAGCTACGCCTACGGCAGTGGGAACACGAGGGTCGGATATATCATGTGGCAGAAATCGACGCTGAATCAGTGGGGCACGACCTCATGTGGGGCTCTGCGAACTTCACCCGGATGACCGGGACCTCGGCTCCAGCTGATGGTAACCAGCCAAGCGAGGCCGCCGGGAAGCCTGGACATGCGGGTATTGAGTGGGAGGCCGGCGACAACGAACAGGCGCCCCCGGAGGATGAGACAGAAACGGTGGACGTCGATGATCCGGACGGTGCCGGTCCGCTGGTGGTAAACACAGCCACAGGTGAGTTGGTGGGTGCCGGGGCTTGA
- a CDS encoding GNAT family N-acetyltransferase, which yields MPHDTAAHRLETAPASWEAVEELFGVKGEPSRCWCRWFALPGTEFRSAAPSELKELLRARFDEDPEPGVLAFRGGQPVGWCAVEPRANYPRIERSQLLRAADLPPVDVETLWSVSCFVVSRDHRRSGVAAMLLRAAVNHAFKNGATTLEAYPIDTSLRPKAGPSDLYHGTVSLFIEGGFSVVSTPIPGRAVVRLNRALVRLNGEPA from the coding sequence ATGCCACACGACACAGCAGCTCACCGGCTTGAGACTGCTCCTGCTTCTTGGGAGGCAGTGGAGGAATTGTTCGGGGTCAAGGGCGAGCCGTCCCGGTGCTGGTGCCGCTGGTTCGCCCTCCCCGGCACGGAGTTCAGGTCTGCGGCACCCAGCGAACTCAAAGAACTCCTGCGGGCACGTTTCGACGAGGATCCTGAGCCGGGGGTGCTGGCGTTCCGGGGCGGCCAGCCGGTCGGCTGGTGTGCAGTGGAACCACGGGCAAACTATCCCCGCATAGAACGGTCGCAGCTGTTGCGGGCAGCGGACCTGCCGCCCGTTGACGTTGAAACCCTCTGGTCAGTGAGCTGTTTTGTGGTTTCACGGGACCATCGACGATCAGGTGTTGCTGCGATGCTACTCCGGGCAGCGGTCAACCATGCCTTCAAGAACGGGGCTACTACTCTGGAGGCATATCCCATTGACACCAGCCTGCGGCCAAAGGCTGGTCCATCCGATTTGTATCACGGCACGGTTTCGCTGTTCATTGAAGGCGGGTTCTCTGTGGTTTCAACTCCCATTCCTGGGCGCGCCGTAGTTCGCCTCAACCGCGCCCTAGTTCGCCTCAACGGGGAGCCCGCATAG
- the map gene encoding type I methionyl aminopeptidase, translating into MSMVKTPDQISMMREAGRVVAHALAAVKDHADVGISLKELDELAASVISDAGARPAFLNYHPRWAAVPFPGVICASVNDAVVHGIPDGYVLRDGDLLSVDCGAFLEGWCGDAAVSFIVGTADPVDQALIDATDAALARGIEAARVGNKMGDLAYAIGGEAKRAGYGLLADHGGHGIGRTMHAEPPVPNMGRPGRGIKLEEGLVIAIEPMLILGGKDDYYHDDDEWTLRSASGNKAAHSEHTVAITADGPMILTLP; encoded by the coding sequence ATGTCCATGGTGAAAACACCGGACCAGATCTCGATGATGCGCGAGGCCGGCAGGGTGGTGGCCCACGCCTTGGCAGCTGTCAAGGACCACGCGGACGTCGGTATTTCCCTCAAAGAACTGGACGAGCTTGCAGCCAGCGTGATTTCAGATGCGGGGGCCAGGCCGGCTTTCCTTAATTACCACCCACGGTGGGCCGCGGTCCCGTTTCCCGGCGTGATCTGTGCCAGCGTCAATGACGCCGTGGTGCATGGAATTCCGGATGGCTATGTTCTCCGGGATGGGGACCTCCTAAGTGTGGATTGCGGCGCCTTCCTTGAGGGCTGGTGTGGAGACGCGGCTGTCAGCTTCATCGTGGGCACTGCTGATCCGGTGGACCAGGCATTGATCGACGCCACAGATGCGGCACTCGCCCGCGGTATCGAAGCAGCCCGGGTGGGTAACAAAATGGGTGACCTCGCCTATGCAATCGGCGGCGAGGCTAAACGGGCTGGATATGGTTTGCTTGCCGACCACGGTGGTCACGGCATCGGCCGGACGATGCACGCCGAACCTCCCGTTCCCAACATGGGCAGGCCGGGCCGGGGCATCAAACTGGAGGAGGGTTTGGTTATCGCCATCGAACCCATGCTCATCCTGGGAGGCAAGGACGACTACTACCACGATGACGATGAGTGGACTCTGCGCTCAGCAAGCGGAAACAAGGCTGCTCACAGTGAGCACACCGTCGCTATCACCGCGGATGGACCCATGATCCTGACGTTGCCCTAG
- a CDS encoding DNA alkylation repair protein: MDNKDLLEAIRSTLRSAGDAERARGAQAYMKSDMPSWGIRVPEVRRIVKVAAKQFPVSSPVSLRDAVLDMWRNAEAREERYAAIELTGLPMVKEDLDMLPVYEEIIRTGAWWDLVDGVSHRLCALLLAHRSTMTPLLLQWSTDQDMWIRRASITAQLAAKSLTDPGLLAAVIKPNLADKEFFIRKAIGWALREYSKTNPEWVRAFAAENGPALSPLSTREAVRLLSSA, from the coding sequence ATGGACAACAAGGACCTGCTTGAGGCCATCCGGTCAACACTTCGCTCCGCCGGGGACGCTGAGCGTGCCAGGGGCGCCCAGGCTTATATGAAGTCGGACATGCCCTCCTGGGGGATCCGGGTGCCTGAGGTGCGCAGGATCGTCAAGGTCGCAGCGAAGCAGTTTCCCGTGTCTTCACCCGTGAGTCTTCGCGACGCTGTCCTGGATATGTGGCGCAATGCCGAGGCCCGCGAAGAACGCTATGCAGCCATTGAGTTGACAGGCCTGCCTATGGTCAAGGAAGACCTTGACATGCTGCCGGTCTATGAGGAAATTATCCGCACTGGGGCTTGGTGGGACCTCGTCGACGGCGTGTCCCACCGTCTCTGCGCCCTCCTCCTTGCACACAGGTCCACAATGACACCGCTGTTACTCCAATGGTCCACCGACCAGGACATGTGGATCCGTAGGGCTTCCATTACTGCTCAATTGGCAGCCAAGTCCCTAACGGATCCAGGACTGCTGGCGGCTGTTATCAAACCCAACCTTGCCGACAAGGAATTCTTCATCAGGAAGGCCATCGGATGGGCGTTGCGGGAGTACAGCAAGACGAACCCGGAGTGGGTCAGGGCCTTCGCGGCGGAGAATGGTCCAGCACTCAGCCCGTTGTCCACACGTGAAGCAGTAAGGCTTCTGTCATCCGCTTGA
- the mptB gene encoding polyprenol phosphomannose-dependent alpha 1,6 mannosyltransferase MptB — protein MTVPVPAAQKAGKEAPPADAAASEVDNAKSPLIAGFIGSMFLVFGSLGVGWLAPVSELRRLPLFIWMRTEGVGVALSIVLLAVGGMLLVRAWLRLGQRVRVWGLQARKATLQAVVAWGLPMMFTVPLFSRDVYAYIGQGRLMVEGMNPYENGISALPNYFQLGADKMWTEAPVPYGQLFLWIEQFVVWVTNVQPEACIMLFRLVAVAGVILCIIFVPKLAELHGVNPHRALWLTAANPLFLTNFIASVHNDALMIGLALAGLYYCATRRVIRGLVLVTLSISVKPITVVFLPFIGLLWAGKGASWPRKFLYWFLTAALTFGLLYAMSLVNGFGFGWVKGLSAPGSVWIWYAPIGLIGLVVASIFNVFGLDGWGMAKWVYDAGKVLMVGAIAWQVFRGEHDRLMRRLTLAFAAIVLLAPMIQSWYVVWLIPLFAVTGIRNDWQVKAVYFVVSFFMVYAISDQLDVFPYLQSEDLGLALTLARNAAAIIALLFAVYLIFVDPKTKSLFRKRDEPGLRPII, from the coding sequence ATGACGGTGCCTGTACCCGCCGCCCAGAAGGCAGGGAAAGAAGCGCCGCCTGCGGATGCGGCTGCCAGCGAAGTGGATAACGCCAAGTCCCCGCTGATCGCCGGTTTCATCGGTTCGATGTTTCTTGTCTTCGGCTCGCTGGGGGTTGGCTGGCTCGCGCCGGTGTCTGAACTTCGGCGGCTCCCGCTCTTCATCTGGATGCGCACCGAAGGCGTGGGCGTGGCATTGTCCATTGTCCTGTTGGCCGTTGGTGGCATGCTGCTTGTCCGGGCCTGGTTGCGCCTGGGACAGCGCGTCCGCGTATGGGGACTCCAAGCCCGCAAGGCCACGTTGCAGGCTGTGGTGGCCTGGGGACTGCCCATGATGTTCACCGTCCCGTTGTTCAGCAGGGATGTTTACGCCTACATCGGCCAAGGCAGACTCATGGTTGAGGGGATGAACCCCTACGAGAATGGGATTTCTGCCCTCCCGAACTACTTCCAATTGGGTGCCGACAAGATGTGGACGGAAGCACCCGTTCCGTACGGCCAGTTGTTCCTCTGGATCGAACAATTCGTCGTTTGGGTGACCAACGTCCAACCCGAGGCATGCATCATGCTCTTCAGGCTGGTGGCCGTGGCCGGTGTCATACTCTGCATCATCTTCGTGCCCAAGCTGGCAGAACTCCACGGCGTCAACCCACACCGCGCACTATGGCTGACAGCAGCCAACCCACTCTTCCTTACCAACTTCATTGCCAGTGTCCACAACGACGCCCTCATGATTGGACTGGCCCTCGCAGGCCTCTACTACTGCGCCACCCGCCGGGTCATCCGAGGACTGGTCCTGGTAACCCTCTCGATCTCGGTCAAGCCCATTACGGTGGTCTTCCTGCCGTTCATCGGGCTGCTCTGGGCCGGCAAGGGTGCCTCATGGCCGCGCAAGTTCCTCTACTGGTTCCTGACAGCCGCCCTGACGTTTGGTCTCCTGTACGCCATGAGCTTGGTCAATGGATTTGGGTTTGGATGGGTGAAGGGCCTGTCGGCCCCGGGAAGCGTCTGGATTTGGTACGCACCCATCGGCCTGATCGGCCTGGTCGTCGCCTCCATCTTCAACGTTTTTGGCCTCGATGGCTGGGGCATGGCCAAATGGGTTTACGACGCCGGCAAGGTGCTGATGGTGGGGGCCATCGCCTGGCAAGTGTTCCGGGGAGAGCACGATCGCCTGATGCGCCGTCTCACCTTGGCCTTTGCCGCGATTGTCCTGTTGGCTCCCATGATCCAGTCATGGTACGTGGTGTGGCTGATTCCTCTGTTTGCCGTAACCGGCATCCGCAACGACTGGCAGGTGAAGGCCGTCTACTTCGTGGTGTCGTTCTTCATGGTCTATGCCATCTCGGACCAACTGGATGTGTTCCCGTATCTTCAAAGTGAGGACCTCGGACTCGCCTTGACCCTGGCACGGAACGCGGCCGCCATCATCGCGCTTCTGTTTGCCGTTTACTTGATATTCGTGGATCCGAAGACAAAGAGTCTTTTCCGCAAACGCGACGAACCAGGTCTGCGCCCGATCATCTGA
- the orn gene encoding oligoribonuclease: MTGLDLKNDALIEVAALVTDSELNILGDGVDVVIKPDDEALEQMNDFVRDMHTRSKLLDELPHGKTMAEAEAQVLEYIEKWVPDPRKAPLGGNSVGTDRMFLARDMPNIVEHLHYRVIDVSTIKELSRRWFPRAYFQSPAKHGGHRALGDIKDSIDELRYYRQAVFVPAPGPDTATAQRISKDVTATAETLGSTETM, from the coding sequence ATGACCGGCCTGGACCTGAAGAACGACGCCCTGATCGAGGTGGCGGCGCTGGTGACAGACTCCGAGCTCAACATCCTGGGCGATGGCGTTGACGTCGTCATCAAGCCCGACGACGAAGCGCTGGAGCAGATGAACGACTTCGTTCGCGACATGCATACCCGCTCCAAGCTCCTTGACGAGCTCCCCCACGGCAAGACGATGGCCGAAGCCGAGGCGCAGGTGCTTGAGTACATCGAGAAATGGGTTCCGGATCCCCGCAAGGCGCCATTGGGGGGTAACTCTGTGGGCACCGACAGGATGTTCCTGGCCAGGGACATGCCGAACATTGTGGAGCACCTCCACTATCGCGTCATCGATGTCAGTACCATCAAGGAACTCTCCCGCCGTTGGTTCCCCCGGGCATACTTCCAGTCGCCGGCCAAGCATGGCGGCCACCGCGCACTTGGGGATATCAAGGATTCCATCGACGAACTCCGCTACTACAGGCAGGCCGTGTTTGTTCCAGCGCCGGGCCCCGACACCGCTACCGCCCAGCGAATCTCCAAGGACGTCACGGCCACTGCTGAGACCCTGGGTTCAACAGAAACTATGTGA
- the def gene encoding peptide deformylase yields the protein MTVLPVTIWGEPVLHRRASEVEVFDDDLRKLIADMFETNDAANGVGLAAPQVGVGKRIFVYKYANDDDAPEQGVLVNPVLTLSKISGALPDPEEHIEGCLSFPGEHYPLQRAEWARVQGFDGDGNPVDFEATGWFARVMQHEYDHLDGKLYVNRLVDRYARKAMKQAKKNGWGVPGLTWMPGVDPDPFGH from the coding sequence ATGACCGTCCTGCCAGTGACCATTTGGGGCGAACCCGTTTTGCACCGACGGGCGAGTGAAGTCGAAGTATTCGATGACGATCTCCGAAAACTCATAGCTGACATGTTCGAAACCAATGATGCCGCGAACGGAGTGGGCCTCGCCGCACCCCAGGTGGGAGTCGGGAAACGCATCTTTGTGTATAAGTACGCCAATGACGACGACGCCCCCGAGCAAGGCGTTCTGGTCAACCCCGTCCTGACCCTCTCAAAGATCTCGGGAGCCCTCCCGGACCCGGAAGAGCACATTGAGGGCTGCCTGTCCTTCCCCGGAGAGCACTACCCACTGCAGCGCGCCGAGTGGGCCCGCGTCCAAGGCTTTGACGGTGATGGAAACCCTGTGGACTTCGAAGCTACGGGCTGGTTCGCTCGAGTCATGCAACACGAGTACGACCATTTGGACGGCAAGCTCTACGTCAACCGCCTTGTTGACCGATATGCCAGGAAGGCAATGAAGCAGGCCAAGAAGAACGGTTGGGGAGTTCCCGGATTGACATGGATGCCTGGCGTCGACCCGGACCCGTTCGGACATTGA
- a CDS encoding acyltransferase domain-containing protein, protein MNQARHAELFELLDITGEDAVECAELLDRNPSGHAREAMELLQQRLGTFPADSVPPGRIPPGRLDEISWIEVLLRFAPKVHAYHLELGINAKVSAATLADMGLQLRINRRVHGRFGLDTWSWLTLHMAGNLFRLGRLQFHLIRNKHQDGSEASVPHGSGWVLGVHIPEDGGLSPELVDASFEEARSFFSQYFPDKPATMATCESWMLDPYLVERLPDSNIASFARRFTLDRCTDAPSDAVYFTFRKRGLENLDQLPRETSLQRIVLERIDDGGTWQLGHGHLAL, encoded by the coding sequence ATGAACCAAGCACGCCATGCAGAATTGTTCGAGCTCCTGGACATTACCGGCGAGGACGCCGTGGAATGCGCCGAACTCTTGGACAGAAATCCCAGTGGCCACGCTCGGGAGGCGATGGAGCTGCTGCAGCAACGGCTTGGCACCTTTCCGGCCGACAGCGTTCCTCCAGGCCGGATTCCTCCCGGTCGGCTGGACGAGATCAGCTGGATCGAAGTCCTGCTCCGATTCGCGCCCAAGGTCCACGCGTACCATCTGGAACTGGGAATCAACGCTAAAGTGTCAGCGGCCACCTTGGCAGACATGGGGCTTCAGCTCCGCATCAACCGCCGCGTCCATGGACGTTTCGGGCTGGACACCTGGAGCTGGCTAACGTTGCACATGGCAGGGAATCTGTTCAGGCTGGGCCGGTTGCAGTTCCATCTGATCCGCAACAAACACCAGGACGGGTCAGAGGCCAGCGTCCCTCACGGATCCGGTTGGGTCCTTGGTGTCCACATTCCGGAGGACGGCGGCCTCTCCCCCGAGCTGGTTGACGCCAGCTTCGAAGAGGCGCGCTCTTTCTTTTCCCAATATTTCCCGGACAAGCCAGCCACTATGGCCACGTGTGAGTCCTGGATGCTGGATCCTTACCTTGTTGAGCGGCTTCCGGACAGCAACATCGCCTCCTTCGCCCGCCGCTTCACCCTGGATCGATGCACGGATGCCCCATCGGATGCGGTGTATTTCACCTTCCGGAAGCGGGGGCTCGAGAACCTGGACCAATTACCCCGGGAAACATCGCTTCAGCGCATCGTCCTGGAGAGAATCGACGACGGCGGCACCTGGCAACTGGGACACGGTCACCTGGCCCTGTAA
- a CDS encoding HNH endonuclease family protein, producing the protein MSITWSAYKRARRRSRQSWAIMGLAVATLVAGLSWFFTTGQFNAAEPWVSGPSDAPVFNPAWMKPISGIEAVPAEKASAALEDLQVKGRASQEDYERTAFGQAWLDADRNGCDTRNDILRRDLSSVEFTSGSSCKVATGEFQEPYTGAHVTFRRGQDTSADVQIDHIVALADAWQKGAKQLTVQQRQRLANDPLNLIAADGPENVKKGAGDAATWLPPNKNFRCHYVARQISVKAAYKLWVTQAEKDAMMRVLSSCPDQQTIYRAR; encoded by the coding sequence TTGAGTATCACCTGGTCTGCCTACAAACGCGCGCGCAGACGATCACGCCAATCCTGGGCAATTATGGGATTAGCGGTCGCCACCCTGGTGGCGGGACTATCCTGGTTCTTCACCACCGGCCAGTTCAATGCGGCCGAGCCATGGGTCTCGGGTCCCAGTGATGCGCCGGTATTCAATCCCGCTTGGATGAAGCCCATTAGCGGCATCGAGGCCGTTCCGGCGGAGAAGGCAAGCGCCGCGCTGGAGGACTTGCAAGTCAAGGGACGGGCATCCCAGGAAGACTATGAGCGAACCGCGTTCGGCCAGGCGTGGCTGGATGCGGATCGAAACGGATGCGATACCAGGAACGACATCCTTCGCCGGGACCTTTCGTCCGTGGAGTTCACCAGCGGATCCTCATGCAAGGTTGCCACTGGGGAGTTTCAGGAACCCTACACAGGCGCCCACGTCACCTTCCGCCGGGGCCAGGACACCAGCGCCGACGTTCAGATTGACCATATTGTGGCCCTGGCTGACGCATGGCAGAAGGGTGCCAAGCAATTAACCGTGCAGCAGCGCCAGAGGTTGGCAAATGATCCGCTGAACCTTATTGCGGCTGATGGGCCCGAGAACGTGAAGAAGGGCGCAGGCGACGCCGCCACCTGGCTGCCGCCGAATAAGAACTTCCGGTGTCACTACGTGGCACGGCAGATCTCCGTCAAGGCGGCCTACAAGCTCTGGGTCACCCAGGCGGAGAAGGACGCCATGATGCGTGTCCTCTCTTCCTGCCCGGATCAGCAAACCATTTACAGGGCCAGGTGA
- a CDS encoding glyceraldehyde-3-phosphate dehydrogenase, whose amino-acid sequence MGREALAEAMIPVIGRLYRENNVVTSIHGRSLINKSTMNILKAHRFARRMSNTELLLEETAPLLNALAELDLGAAAIDIARLTEKFRVEGHGTSLDEFLRAELAEIVGKRGADDRTSTDVVLYGFGRIGRLLARILIEKAGGGHGLRLRAIVVRKGAENDLVKRASLLRRDSVHGSFEGTIRVDEEANTITANGVQVQVIYSDNPATVDYTAYGIKDALVVDNTGRWRDAEGLSQHLQSKGVSRVLLTAPGKGDLKNIVHGINQSDISDDDKIVTAASCTTNAITPVLKAINDKFGIIHGHVETVHSFTNDQNLIDNFHKGDRRGRSAALNMVITETGAAKAVAKALPELQGKLTGNAIRVPTPDVSMAILNLNLANGTTRDEVNDYLREMSLHSPLRKQIDYIDSPDVVSTDFVGSRRAGIVDGLATISNDKNLVLYVWYDNEFGYSCQVIRVMEEMAGVNPPSFPARDIVAPIAVLEAANA is encoded by the coding sequence ATGGGCCGGGAGGCTCTCGCCGAGGCCATGATTCCGGTGATCGGCCGGTTGTACCGGGAAAACAACGTGGTCACGAGCATCCACGGCCGGAGCCTGATCAACAAGTCGACCATGAACATCCTGAAGGCCCACCGCTTTGCGCGCCGGATGAGCAACACCGAGCTTCTGCTCGAAGAAACCGCACCCCTGTTGAACGCGCTTGCTGAGCTGGATCTCGGCGCGGCTGCCATCGACATTGCCCGTCTCACCGAGAAGTTCCGCGTCGAGGGCCACGGCACCTCGTTGGACGAGTTCCTCCGGGCCGAGCTTGCGGAAATCGTTGGAAAGCGCGGCGCTGATGACCGCACCAGCACCGACGTCGTGCTGTACGGCTTTGGCCGCATCGGCCGCCTCCTGGCCCGCATCCTGATTGAAAAGGCCGGTGGCGGGCATGGCCTGCGGCTGCGTGCCATCGTTGTCCGCAAGGGCGCCGAGAACGACCTCGTCAAGCGTGCCAGCCTCCTGCGCCGCGACTCCGTGCACGGTTCCTTTGAGGGAACCATCCGCGTGGACGAGGAAGCCAATACCATCACCGCCAACGGCGTTCAGGTCCAGGTTATCTACTCGGACAACCCCGCCACCGTGGACTACACCGCCTATGGCATCAAGGATGCCTTGGTAGTTGACAACACGGGACGCTGGCGCGATGCGGAGGGCCTGTCCCAGCACCTGCAGAGCAAGGGTGTTTCGCGCGTCCTGCTGACGGCTCCGGGCAAGGGCGACCTGAAGAACATCGTCCACGGAATCAACCAGTCCGACATTTCTGATGACGACAAGATCGTCACCGCTGCCTCGTGCACAACCAACGCCATTACTCCGGTGCTGAAGGCCATCAACGACAAGTTCGGCATCATCCACGGCCATGTCGAAACGGTGCACTCGTTCACGAACGACCAAAACCTGATCGACAACTTCCACAAGGGAGACCGCCGCGGCCGTTCGGCAGCGCTGAACATGGTTATTACGGAGACCGGTGCAGCCAAGGCAGTCGCCAAGGCGCTTCCGGAACTTCAGGGCAAGCTCACAGGTAACGCCATCCGCGTACCTACCCCGGATGTATCCATGGCGATCCTGAACCTCAACCTTGCCAACGGCACCACGCGCGATGAGGTTAACGACTACCTCCGCGAAATGTCGTTGCACTCGCCGTTGCGCAAGCAGATCGACTACATCGACTCCCCGGATGTTGTCTCCACCGACTTCGTTGGTTCCCGCCGCGCAGGCATCGTCGATGGCCTGGCCACTATTTCCAACGACAAGAACCTCGTGCTCTACGTCTGGTACGACAACGAATTCGGCTACTCCTGCCAGGTGATTCGTGTCATGGAGGAAATGGCCGGCGTCAACCCGCCGTCCTTCCCCGCCCGCGACATCGTCGCTCCCATTGCAGTGCTCGAGGCGGCCAACGCCTAA
- a CDS encoding peroxide stress protein YaaA, producing MLILLPPSEGKTPAVKGPAVAWESLSFPELNPYRAKVLESLGTVSAHEDALALLGVGASLKDDVERNTRLHAEPAAPAHQVYSGVLYDALGYNSMTTSQRRKATESILVVSALWGAIGFGDQVPAYRLSMGTALPDVGRLASFWKPHLKAALAQRAERELLVDCRSSTYAAAWAPPAAQTVTVNVFSEANGKRTVVSHFAKHTRGEFARHLLTRRSKAPAAPDQLLKAAKEVWTAELVPGTPRKPHALNIILAG from the coding sequence GTGCTGATTCTGCTGCCGCCTTCCGAAGGCAAGACCCCCGCCGTCAAAGGTCCCGCCGTGGCCTGGGAATCCCTCAGCTTTCCCGAGCTGAACCCGTACCGCGCCAAGGTCCTGGAATCGTTGGGCACCGTCAGCGCGCACGAGGACGCTCTGGCATTGCTGGGCGTTGGCGCCTCGCTGAAGGACGACGTCGAACGTAATACCAGGCTGCACGCCGAGCCGGCGGCGCCCGCTCACCAGGTCTACTCAGGTGTCCTTTATGACGCGCTTGGCTACAACTCCATGACGACGTCCCAGCGCCGCAAGGCTACCGAATCCATTCTGGTGGTTTCGGCCCTGTGGGGCGCCATCGGTTTTGGCGACCAAGTGCCCGCCTACCGGCTGTCCATGGGAACGGCACTGCCCGACGTCGGACGCCTCGCCTCCTTCTGGAAACCGCACCTCAAAGCGGCCCTCGCCCAACGGGCTGAAAGAGAATTGCTGGTGGATTGCCGTTCCAGCACATACGCAGCAGCATGGGCTCCACCAGCAGCGCAAACCGTCACGGTGAATGTGTTCAGTGAGGCAAACGGCAAGCGCACAGTGGTGAGCCACTTTGCCAAGCACACGCGGGGTGAGTTTGCCAGGCATCTGCTGACCAGGCGCAGCAAGGCCCCTGCCGCACCTGATCAGCTGCTAAAGGCCGCCAAAGAAGTCTGGACAGCGGAGCTTGTTCCCGGGACGCCCCGCAAGCCGCACGCCCTCAACATCATCCTGGCTGGCTAG
- a CDS encoding C4-type zinc ribbon domain-containing protein — protein sequence MAKAAPAEQLKLLELQGLDAKLKSLAGRRKVLETDPRIADLQDALSVANGELGAAKMAVHDAEAELRRSEADVEQVASRIERDEARLNSGTGLSKDLVALQSDIASLNKRRSDLEDVELEILERLDTLRERQAAQQVIVDDIQGSFASIRAELDEAIAEIAAEETTVRGQRAAFAEALDAGMLAVYEKTIAKRGVGAARLFHGKSEGSGMMLSPGDLAEVKAAADDDIVFCPDSGCILVRSAEWN from the coding sequence GTGGCGAAAGCAGCACCGGCAGAACAATTGAAATTGCTTGAACTGCAGGGACTGGACGCCAAGCTCAAGTCGTTGGCGGGCCGCCGGAAGGTGCTGGAAACAGATCCGCGGATAGCCGACCTGCAGGATGCACTCAGCGTTGCCAATGGTGAGCTGGGTGCGGCCAAGATGGCCGTACACGACGCCGAAGCCGAACTGCGTCGTTCGGAAGCGGACGTGGAGCAGGTCGCATCCCGCATCGAACGGGACGAAGCCAGGCTCAACAGCGGAACCGGCCTCTCCAAGGACCTCGTTGCGCTCCAAAGTGATATTGCGTCCCTTAATAAGCGCCGCTCCGACCTTGAAGATGTCGAGCTCGAAATTCTTGAGCGGCTCGACACCCTGCGGGAGCGCCAGGCCGCACAACAGGTCATTGTGGACGACATCCAGGGTTCATTCGCTAGTATCCGCGCGGAATTGGATGAAGCAATCGCAGAGATCGCAGCGGAGGAAACCACAGTCAGGGGGCAGCGGGCCGCCTTCGCGGAAGCCCTTGACGCCGGAATGTTGGCGGTTTACGAGAAGACGATCGCCAAACGGGGAGTTGGCGCCGCGCGCCTTTTCCACGGTAAGTCGGAAGGTTCAGGCATGATGCTCAGCCCCGGCGACCTCGCCGAAGTCAAGGCTGCCGCTGACGACGACATCGTCTTCTGCCCTGACTCAGGCTGCATCCTGGTCCGTTCGGCCGAGTGGAATTGA